The following coding sequences are from one Arthrobacter crystallopoietes window:
- a CDS encoding class I SAM-dependent methyltransferase has protein sequence MATDHYFSAEPEKPEIRKPLTVVLDGQSRQLTTSNGIFSPDGIDKGTAVLLADVPSPPASGNLLDIGCGWGPIALTLALKSPGAAVTAVDVNTRCIALTNDNARTLGLANVRACLPEEVDPELRFDAIWSNPPIRIGKSELHSLLMLWLPRLAPGGNAWLVVQKNLGSDSLQRWLAAELPGEFSVRRESTAKAFRILRVTRAA, from the coding sequence ATGGCCACAGATCATTACTTCAGTGCGGAGCCCGAAAAACCCGAGATTCGCAAGCCTCTGACCGTGGTGCTGGACGGACAGTCCCGCCAGCTGACGACGTCCAATGGTATTTTCAGTCCGGACGGCATTGATAAAGGGACGGCGGTTCTCCTGGCCGACGTGCCCTCCCCACCTGCAAGCGGGAACCTTCTGGATATTGGCTGCGGCTGGGGACCGATCGCTCTCACTCTTGCCTTGAAGTCGCCCGGGGCAGCGGTGACCGCCGTCGATGTCAATACCCGGTGCATCGCCTTGACCAATGACAACGCCCGCACCCTCGGGTTGGCGAACGTCCGCGCTTGCCTGCCTGAAGAAGTGGACCCTGAACTGCGCTTCGATGCGATCTGGTCAAATCCGCCGATCCGGATCGGCAAGAGCGAGCTACATTCCCTGCTCATGCTGTGGCTGCCGCGACTGGCGCCCGGGGGAAACGCCTGGTTAGTCGTCCAGAAGAATCTCGGATCCGATTCGCTTCAGCGCTGGCTAGCCGCAGAGCTTCCCGGGGAGTTTTCGGTACGCCGCGAAAGCACGGCCAAGGCTTTCAGGATTCTGCGGGTCACCCGGGCTGCCTGA
- the hflX gene encoding GTPase HflX, producing the protein MSTTSNSQPSPEPELSPEEIQAVIDRILAKDTAARTKSGGVRGRAQAISTLDEEHSEFDGEQQDLAERRALRRVAGLSTELEDVTEVEYRQLRLERVVLAGLWTEGTADDADNSLRELAALAETAGSEVLDGVVQRRLKPDPGTFLGSGKAQELRDIVMSTGADTVIVDGELSPSQRRGLEDIVKVKVIDRTALILDIFAQHAKSREGKAQVELAQLEYLLPRLRGWGESMSRQAGGRVGAAGGGIGSRGPGETKIELDRRRIRTRMSKLRREIAGMKPARDTKRANRKRNAVPSVAIVGYTNAGKSSLLNRLTNAGVLVENALFATLDPTVRKAETADGLGYTLADTVGFVRSLPTQLVEAFRSTLEEAADADLILHVVDASHPDPEGQIAAVREVLTEVDARKLPEIVVLNKADAADPFVVERLRQREPRHVVVSARTGQGIPELLEAISEGIPRPTVKLELLIPYDRGEVVSRLHSPDAEILSVEHVENGTKLEVKVREGLAAELGPFLHRG; encoded by the coding sequence ATGTCCACCACTAGCAACAGCCAGCCCTCGCCGGAACCGGAGCTGAGCCCGGAGGAAATCCAGGCGGTCATCGACCGGATTCTGGCCAAGGATACTGCGGCACGGACGAAGTCCGGCGGTGTCAGAGGCAGGGCACAGGCCATCTCGACGTTGGACGAGGAACACTCGGAATTCGACGGCGAGCAGCAGGACTTGGCCGAACGGCGCGCCTTGCGCCGTGTTGCAGGTCTTTCTACTGAACTCGAAGACGTTACCGAGGTCGAATACCGGCAGCTGCGGCTTGAGCGGGTCGTCCTTGCCGGTCTCTGGACTGAAGGTACCGCCGACGACGCCGACAATTCGTTGCGTGAGCTTGCGGCGTTGGCAGAGACCGCAGGTTCCGAGGTGCTTGACGGTGTGGTGCAGCGGCGGCTCAAGCCGGACCCCGGCACGTTCCTTGGATCTGGCAAGGCGCAGGAACTGCGGGACATTGTGATGAGCACCGGTGCGGATACCGTCATTGTGGACGGCGAACTTTCTCCGTCTCAGCGACGGGGCCTGGAAGACATCGTCAAGGTCAAGGTGATCGACCGTACCGCCCTGATCCTTGATATCTTCGCCCAGCATGCCAAGAGCCGCGAAGGCAAAGCGCAGGTGGAACTGGCCCAGCTCGAATACCTGCTTCCGAGATTGCGCGGCTGGGGCGAATCAATGTCCCGGCAGGCGGGTGGCCGGGTCGGTGCCGCCGGCGGCGGCATTGGTTCTCGCGGTCCGGGTGAAACTAAGATCGAGCTGGACCGCCGCCGGATTCGTACCCGCATGTCGAAGCTGCGCCGGGAAATCGCCGGGATGAAACCGGCGCGCGACACGAAGCGGGCCAATCGAAAACGAAATGCTGTTCCGTCCGTTGCCATAGTCGGCTACACGAATGCGGGCAAGTCGTCGTTGCTGAACCGTCTGACCAATGCGGGCGTCCTGGTGGAGAACGCGCTTTTCGCCACCCTCGATCCCACGGTGCGGAAGGCCGAAACCGCCGATGGTCTCGGTTATACCCTGGCTGACACCGTCGGCTTCGTCCGCTCGCTCCCTACTCAACTGGTCGAGGCATTCCGCTCGACCTTGGAAGAGGCTGCGGATGCGGATCTCATCCTGCACGTTGTCGACGCTTCCCATCCGGATCCCGAAGGACAGATTGCTGCTGTCCGGGAGGTGCTCACTGAAGTTGACGCGCGAAAGCTTCCGGAAATCGTAGTCCTGAACAAGGCGGATGCAGCCGACCCGTTTGTCGTCGAGCGTCTGCGCCAGCGTGAACCGCGGCACGTCGTGGTTTCGGCGCGTACAGGTCAAGGAATCCCGGAACTGCTTGAGGCCATCAGCGAGGGAATTCCACGTCCAACGGTGAAGCTTGAATTGTTGATTCCATATGACCGTGGCGAAGTGGTGAGCCGGCTACACAGTCCGGATGCGGAGATTCTCTCCGTCGAACATGTCGAAAACGGAACGAAGCTGGAAGTGAAGGTCCGTGAAGGGCTGGCTGCAGAGCTCGGACCCTTCCTCCATCGTGGTTGA
- a CDS encoding ATP-dependent DNA helicase, which translates to MKGWLQSSDPSSIVVEASLNEKEALRLLDVAVRAMGGQNRAGQHEMADRVAEAFSNHEHLLVQAGTGTGKSLAYLIPLIVHALESEKPAVVSTATLALQSQIVKRDLPRLLEAISDELPRPVDVALLKGRNNYLCRHKLAGGFPEEDAPDALFTLGEDAVPHPAPATAGPASGLGKEVVRLREWADETDTGDRDEIVPGVSDRAWRQVSVSSMECLGAQKCPMAAECFSEQARTRAGEADVVITNHALLAINAFEGLSVLPEYDVVVIDEAHELQDRVTSAVAGQLSVAMVHTAASMARKHTAASVESINSAAKSLEIALAATATGLMASGLRDDHEMALTQLREACRVALSDSKSDTSNSADGGRQMARSRLMVVLEVCDRILSAAQAREVVWITRPSNFGSGTDFGSEDDTQPATVNVAPLSVASRLREGLFDGHTVVLTSATLAIGNAFDAVAGSLGLMGAGAPAYSSADVGSPFDYPKQGVLYVASHLPKPERGTSAEQLDELEALLKASGGGALGLFSSRRAAEEAAAEMRRRINSEILCQGESSIAALVKQFAAEPDTCLFGTMTLWQGVDVPGDACRLVIIDRIPFPRPDDPLMTARTRSVAQAGGNGFMSVSATHAAVRLAQGAGRLIRAAGDRGMVAVLDSRLANARYGSFLRSALPPFWSTKDRSVALQILERLSARQTG; encoded by the coding sequence GTGAAGGGCTGGCTGCAGAGCTCGGACCCTTCCTCCATCGTGGTTGAGGCGTCGTTGAACGAGAAGGAAGCGTTGCGTCTGCTTGACGTTGCGGTGCGTGCCATGGGCGGGCAGAACCGCGCTGGGCAGCATGAGATGGCCGACCGCGTTGCTGAGGCGTTCAGTAATCATGAACATCTGCTTGTTCAAGCGGGGACGGGCACCGGCAAATCATTGGCGTATCTCATTCCCCTGATCGTCCATGCCCTTGAGAGCGAGAAGCCCGCGGTTGTTTCCACCGCGACGCTGGCCTTGCAATCCCAGATCGTCAAGCGCGACCTGCCGCGGCTGCTCGAGGCTATCTCGGACGAGCTGCCACGCCCGGTGGATGTAGCCCTCCTGAAGGGGCGCAACAATTACCTCTGCCGGCACAAACTGGCGGGCGGTTTCCCCGAGGAAGATGCTCCCGACGCTCTCTTCACTCTTGGCGAGGACGCTGTACCGCATCCTGCCCCGGCAACCGCTGGCCCGGCCTCCGGGCTAGGAAAAGAAGTGGTACGGCTGCGGGAATGGGCGGACGAGACTGACACAGGCGATCGGGATGAGATCGTCCCCGGCGTCAGCGATCGGGCGTGGCGACAGGTTTCAGTGAGTTCCATGGAGTGCCTCGGAGCGCAGAAGTGTCCGATGGCGGCAGAGTGTTTCAGCGAGCAAGCCCGCACGCGGGCCGGTGAAGCGGACGTGGTGATCACCAACCATGCACTGCTGGCTATCAATGCCTTTGAAGGCTTGTCGGTACTCCCGGAATACGACGTGGTAGTCATCGATGAAGCACATGAACTGCAGGACCGTGTCACCAGCGCGGTCGCTGGGCAGCTCTCGGTGGCGATGGTGCATACGGCGGCGTCGATGGCCCGCAAGCATACTGCGGCCAGCGTCGAATCGATCAACAGCGCAGCGAAGAGCCTCGAAATAGCCTTGGCCGCCACTGCCACGGGGCTGATGGCCTCTGGGCTGCGTGACGATCATGAGATGGCGCTGACGCAGTTGCGTGAGGCTTGCCGAGTCGCACTTTCCGACTCCAAATCGGACACATCGAACAGCGCGGACGGTGGGCGGCAGATGGCCCGCTCCAGGCTGATGGTTGTGCTGGAGGTATGCGACCGGATTCTCTCCGCGGCCCAGGCTCGGGAGGTCGTGTGGATTACCAGGCCCAGCAATTTCGGGTCCGGAACCGATTTCGGGTCAGAGGACGATACGCAGCCCGCAACGGTCAACGTGGCACCTCTGTCCGTGGCCTCACGGCTACGTGAAGGTTTGTTTGACGGCCATACTGTGGTTCTGACTTCGGCGACGTTGGCCATCGGCAACGCTTTCGATGCGGTGGCCGGATCGCTGGGACTGATGGGGGCCGGTGCACCGGCGTACTCAAGTGCAGACGTTGGAAGCCCGTTCGACTATCCGAAGCAGGGAGTGCTGTATGTGGCTTCGCATTTGCCGAAGCCTGAGCGCGGAACTAGCGCCGAACAGTTGGACGAGCTGGAGGCACTCCTGAAGGCTTCCGGAGGCGGGGCATTGGGGCTGTTCTCTTCCCGGCGGGCGGCCGAGGAAGCGGCCGCTGAAATGCGACGGCGGATCAATAGCGAAATCCTGTGCCAGGGCGAGTCATCGATCGCTGCCTTGGTCAAGCAGTTTGCGGCGGAGCCGGATACCTGCCTATTCGGGACGATGACCCTATGGCAGGGTGTGGACGTGCCCGGAGACGCCTGCAGGCTCGTCATCATCGATCGGATTCCGTTTCCCCGTCCGGATGACCCTCTCATGACAGCGAGGACCCGCTCGGTGGCGCAAGCCGGAGGCAACGGTTTTATGTCCGTCTCCGCTACCCACGCCGCAGTCCGCCTGGCTCAGGGGGCCGGACGCCTTATTCGCGCCGCGGGCGATCGTGGCATGGTCGCGGTGCTGGATTCCCGCTTGGCGAACGCCCGTTATGGCAGTTTTCTCCGGTCTGCATTGCCCCCATTCTGGTCAACTAAGGACCGGAGCGTGGCGCTGCAGATCTTGGAACGGCTCTCAGCCCGTCAGACGGGTTGA
- the lexA gene encoding transcriptional repressor LexA: protein MSKNVSRAAATSDSKQTKPTRAAGQPKGLTARQKKILETIQESVSANGYPPSMREIGDTVGLASLSSVTHQLIQLEKMGYIRRDPKRPRAMEVLTPLVIEDGAARMAGVEQADNVRSINGSTVSDLGSGSDTAMVPLVGRIAAGGPILADQVIEDVMPLPRQLVGHGELFMLKVSGDSMIDAAICDGDWVVVRRQQSANNGDIVAALLNDEATVKTFRQRDGHTWLLPQNTQYEPILGDHATVMGKVVSVMRTL from the coding sequence ATGTCGAAGAACGTTTCCAGAGCAGCTGCCACATCAGACAGCAAACAGACAAAGCCGACTCGGGCTGCAGGGCAGCCCAAGGGCCTGACTGCGCGCCAAAAGAAAATCCTTGAAACCATCCAGGAGTCTGTAAGTGCTAATGGTTATCCGCCATCGATGAGGGAAATCGGTGACACCGTCGGACTGGCAAGCCTGTCCAGCGTGACGCACCAGCTGATCCAACTCGAAAAGATGGGCTACATCCGCCGTGACCCCAAGCGTCCCCGCGCCATGGAAGTGCTGACTCCGCTCGTCATTGAGGACGGCGCTGCCCGAATGGCCGGGGTGGAACAGGCAGACAATGTCAGAAGTATCAACGGTTCCACCGTCTCAGATCTCGGCAGCGGGTCGGACACAGCCATGGTTCCCCTCGTCGGTCGTATCGCCGCCGGCGGCCCCATCCTGGCGGATCAGGTCATCGAAGATGTTATGCCCCTTCCGAGACAGTTGGTTGGCCATGGCGAACTGTTCATGCTTAAGGTCTCCGGCGATTCCATGATTGACGCAGCCATCTGTGATGGTGATTGGGTTGTCGTGCGGAGGCAGCAAAGCGCCAACAACGGAGATATCGTGGCAGCCCTCCTCAACGACGAGGCAACTGTGAAGACATTTCGGCAGCGGGACGGCCATACTTGGTTGTTGCCACAAAACACCCAATACGAACCGATCCTCGGCGACCATGCAACGGTCATGGGCAAAGTGGTTTCAGTGATGCGTACTTTGTAG